A genomic segment from Castor canadensis chromosome 1, mCasCan1.hap1v2, whole genome shotgun sequence encodes:
- the Or51q1 gene encoding olfactory receptor 51Q1, whose amino-acid sequence MSEVTNTTQGSFYFILTGIPGFEASHIWISIPFFCVYTISIIGNVTILSVILTESSLHQPMYLFLSMLALTDLGLVLTTLPTVMQLLWFNIQEISFEACFVQFFFLHGFSFMESSVLLAMSFDRYVAICRPLHYASILTNEVIAKIGLAIICRCVLAVLPPLFLLKRLPFCHSHLLSHSYCLHQDMIRLVCADIRVNSWYGFALVLFIIVMDPLLIVLSYTLILKNVLGTAIWTERFHALNNCLSHILAVLVLYVPMVGVSMTHRFAKHASPLVHVIMANIYLLAPPVMNPIIYSVKTKQIRQGIFHLLSPKNMHLS is encoded by the coding sequence ATGTCTGAGGTGACTAATACCACACAAGGTTCCTTCTACTTCATCCTCACGGGAATCCCTGGATTTGAGGCTTCCCACATCTGGATCTCCATCCCCTTTTTCTGCGTCTATACCATCTCTATCATAGGCAACGTCACTATCCTCTCAGTCATTCTCACAGAGTCATCTCTCCACCAGCCCATGTACCTTTTTCTATCGATGCTGGCTCTGACTGacctgggccttgtgcttaccaCCCTGCCCACAGTCATGCAGCTCCTCTGGTTCAACATTCAGGAAATCAGCTTTGAGGCCTGCTTTGTccaattctttttccttcatggATTCTCCTTTATGGAATCTTCAGTTCTGTTAGCCATGTCCtttgaccgctatgtggccatttgtCGTCCACTCCATTATGCCTCCATCCTCACCAATGAGGTCATCGCTAAAATTGGGTTAGCCATCATTTGCCGCTGTGTCCTGGCTGTTCTTCCACCTCTTTTCCTGCTCAAGCGCCTGCCCTTCTGTCACTCCCACCTTCTGTCTCACTCCTACTGCCTCCACCAGGATATGATTCGCCTGGTCTGTGCTGACATCCGGGTCAACAGCTGGTATGGATTTGCTCTTGTCCTGTTCATTATTGTAATGGACCCTCTGCTCATTGTgctctcctacacactcatcctCAAGAATGTCTTGGGCACAGCCATCTGGACAGAGCGATTCCATGCCCTCAATAACTGTCTGTCACACATTCTGGCTGTTCTGGTCCTTTATGTTCCCATGGTTGGTGTATCTATGACTCACCGCTTTGCCAAGCATGCCTCTCCACTGGTCCATGTAATCATGGCCAATATTTACCTTCTGGCGCCTCCTGTGATGAATCCCATCATTTACAGTGTAAAGACCAAGCAGATCCGCCAGGGAATCTTCCACCTCCTTTCTCCCAAAAATATGCACTTATCATGa